One Argentina anserina chromosome 6, drPotAnse1.1, whole genome shotgun sequence genomic window, ATTTTACCATAATCTATTCAAACTTCAAAAGCATAAGGATTATCAACTAATTATGCAGAAGAAATATGGACATCATCTGGGGtgctaaaaagtaaaaactttGTTGGACCAAGCCTCCCACTCTCTTTTCGATACAAATGTGACATTATCCAGCTAAAGAACTTGGGATAATTACTCACTGAGACAAAACTTGCTTCAGTTCATCTTCGGTGCAATTAGGACCTAGATTTGCAATGAAGAGAGTGGAACATTGCCTTCCATCAATATGCTTTTCAGATTGTTCCTGCACGACCAATTCAGAGACAAGAGGTTGGAAACCAATATACGTAGAATCATACACAAATAAATTCCGCTTTCTCCATATTTCAATCTCACTCATACAAAATTCTATGTAGTTATGATAACCTCTTTTCAAGTCTGTAAAAGTCCAAAATAATGAATGATTGAAAGACATTCTTTCTGCAAATCCTTGAGCTCTACACAACTTAAGTGCAAACTTTCAGAGAATTCTGGTAAATATACAACGAGAGGAACACCCTTATATAAAACTAGTATCCTGTCCTCATCTAGGCATATTTAGTATCTTTGTTTCATGCTTGTTCATCTTGATATATATTACTCAAACACGATACACCATAGCCTGTTTTCCAAAACTTAAGATTAAAATGAAAAAGGAGGGTAGGAATGAAACAAGAAGCTGGCTAGCAGACATGAGCCATATCCAAAAGACCTAGAAGttattgttattgttgtttttctttttctgccaAGCTAAATAATTGAAGATTTACGATATTAATGACTAACATAGCATGAGTCTTCTCATTTAGAATATAGAACCATATACTTACAATTACAGTAGCTACAGGATTATCAGAACCCACCACTGCCTCACTGCTGCAAATAAccagaaataaaaaataataataataacaagCTTAGCAGCTATCCAGAGAGAAAACTAAAATCTGATAATATGCATTTCTTCTATACATTATGCCAACTGCATAATCTATAAAACATAATGAACTATCAAGCTTTTTCACCtctttgtgtttgctaaaTCACTCTTTTCACTAGAATCATGATTGTCAGTTTCAGATGGTTCTTCAGATTCACTGTCCCCTGGATGTGCAAAAGAGATCCATTCACAAAAGTGAGTCACACAATCATGTTCAGGTGGCAGTGACTCCCAATAGTAAAACATTAGATATGCACAGGACTCAAGAACAAGGAAAGATGGAATATGAAGAGATATAGTATTACATCTAATACAGTTATGCTCTACAACGGATAAGGGAAAAACTAAAGAGTAGCTATATAGTCACAACTATGGCTGTGAAACACATTACCGTCATCACTAGATGATCCTCGGTTATCATCCTCTTTTTTACTCCTTCTATCAATAACCACATAGGCTCCACTGCCTGTGCAAGTAACACATTAAAAGCCTTccataaaaataacaaattgtTCTGATTCAGATCaaacaatataaaaataaaaaattcacTCAGTATGACATGCATATATCAACCTGGTTTACGCTTCCTTCTCGAGTTTGATCTAGCAAGTTCAATATGCAACAAGGACCCAGTTTGAGGATCAAACTTGACACCCTGGT contains:
- the LOC126799702 gene encoding uncharacterized protein LOC126799702 isoform X1 codes for the protein MTHPPYEPYYPPQPQQPPPLPDYSGRSVINTLFVSGLPDDVKAREIHNLFRRRPGFDNCQLKYTGRGNQVVAFATFFNHQSAIAALHALTGVKFDPQTGSLLHIELARSNSRRKRKPGSGAYVVIDRRSKKEDDNRGSSSDDGDSESEEPSETDNHDSSEKSDLANTKSSEAVVGSDNPVATVIEQSEKHIDGRQCSTLFIANLGPNCTEDELKQVLSHLNRLW
- the LOC126799702 gene encoding uncharacterized protein LOC126799702 isoform X2: MTHPPYEPYYPPQPQQPPPLPDYSGRSVINTLFVSGLPDDVKAREIHNLFRRRPGFDNCQLKYTGRGNQVVAFATFFNHQSAIAALHALTGVKFDPQTGSLLHIELARSNSRRKRKPGSGAYVVIDRRSKKEDDNRGSSSDDGDSESEEPSETDNHDSSEKSDLANTKRNNLKSILMEGNVPLSSLQI